The genome window GGACGATGTGTTGGGCGACCCCAACATTGTCTCCGGCAGCAACAACTGGGTGGTGCACGGCCAGCGCACGAAGAGCGGCCAGCCGCTGCTCGCCAACGACGTGCACATCCCGCTGAGCATGCCGTCCACCTGGTACGAGAACGGCCTGCACGGCGGCCGCTTCCAGCACGTGGGCTTCTCCCTGCCCGGCGTGCCCATGCTCATCGTGGGCCACAACGGGAAGGTGGCCTGGGGCATGTCCAACCTGGGGCCGGACACCCAGGACTTCTACATCGAGAAGCTGGACGACCCGAAGGCGCCCAAGAAGTACCTCTACCAGGACGTCTGGCACGACCTGGAGGTGCGCCGCGAGGAGATCCCCGTCAAGGGCGGCGCGCCCGTGGTGCTGGAGGTGCAGAGCACCCGCCACGGCCCGCTGATGAACACGGTGATGGCGGAGGACCTGAAGGACAGCGAACCCCTGACGCTCAGGTGGGCGCACCGGGAATGCCAGCCGCTCATCAACGCCGTGCTCAAGCTCAACCTGGCGACGGACTGGGAGTCCTTCCGCGCCGCCATGAAGTGCTGGGAGGGGCCGGGCCAGAACTTCGTCTACGCGGACACGGCCGGCAACGTCGGCTACCAGGCCACGGGGAAGATTCCCATCCGCCAGGGACACCAGGGCCTCATCCCCATGCCGGGCTGGACGGGCGAATCCGAGTGGACGGGCTTCATCCCCTTCGAGGAGCTGCCCGCGTCCTTCAACCCGCCCGCGGGTTACGCGGCCACGGCGAACAACAAGATTACGTCCGACGACTACCCGCACCTCATCGCGCACAACTGGTTCCCCGGCTACCGCGCGAAGCGCATCACCGACCTGCTGGAGGCGGGCACGCAGCACACCGTGGAGTCCATGCGGGACATCCAGGCGCAGACGTACTCGCTGCCCGCGGAGACGCTGCGCCCCTATTTCCTGGCGGCGGCGCTGCCGGCGGACGACCTCCAGCGCCAGGCGGTGGACGCGCTGAAGGCGTGGGACCTGCGCTTCGAGCCGGAGGCCGTGGGCGCCACGGTGTTCCAGGCCTGGTACATCGAAGTGCTGCGCAAGCTGCTCCAGCACAAGCTGGAGCCGTCGCTGGTGAAGGAATACCTGATGGGCCAGTACGAACGGCACGGCAGCCTGCACATGCCCTTCGTCATCGGCCTGATGTCCCAGCCGGACAGCGCCTGGTGGGATGACCCGAAGACGCCGGAGAAGGAGACGCGCGACGACATCCTCCGCGCGGCCCTGGGCGTGGCCATCGCGTGGCTTACGAAGACGTACGGCCCGAAGCCTGAGGCGTGGGCCTGGGGCCAGGTGCACCAGCTGACCTACGCGCACCAGATGCTGGGCGGGCCCGCCATCCCCGGCCCCATCCGGCGCGTCTTCAACAGCCGCCCGGTGCCGGCCCGGGGCGACAACTACTCCGTGGACGGCGCGTCGTTCGTCTGGAGCAACCCCTTCAAGGTGGTCCACGGCACCGCGCTGCGGATGATCGTGGACCTGGCGGACCTGTCCCGCTCCGTGTCCATCCACTCGCCGGGGCAGTCGGAACACCTGTTCCACAAGCACCGCGACGACTTGATGGAGCTCAACCGCAAGGTGGAGTTCCACCCCATGCTCCACACGCGCCAGGCCGTGGAGCAGCACCGCGAGGCCACGCTGACGCTCACGCCCGCGGTGGCCCTGGCCAAATAAAACAACCCGGACTTGAAGGCCGTCACTCCCCCCGGAGCGACAGGCCTTCAGGCCCGGGTTCCATTGCTTTCAGGCTCCAGCGGGAGCCGGCACTCGTATTCGCGTCGAATTCCCCCTCAGAAACTCGACGCTTCCCCCTTCTATGTGCCAGCCCCTGCGGTCCCCCTCATTTCCCGCGCGTGCCGCGGTGAGCTAAGAAGTCCCCCGACTCCGTGACTCACCGTGTTGCTGCTGCGCGGGCCCCCCTGCTTCCCGTGCTGCGATGAAGGAACAGTACCGGGACCCTCTGTTTCGATCTGTGAAGCGGCCCACAAGCCCGGTGTGAAGGCGTTCACACCCGCCGGACTTGTCCGCCGGGCCTGGATGGGAGGCTTCCCTACCTGTATCCAGGGATTCCGGGCAGAATGGACCTCCCCCCATGTCCTACGCGCAGCTGCTGGCCGAAATCCCCATGTTCGAGAGCCTCGGCCGGGAGGACCTGGAGAACATGTCGTCGCTCCTCCAGCCCCGGCGCTTCGCGAGGGGGGAGGTCATCTTCCACCGGGGGGACGTGGGCACCGCGCTGTTCATCATCCGGCGCGGCCAGGTGGCCATCCGGCTCTCCTCCAGCGAGGGGCGCGAAATCACCCTGGCGCTGCTGGACCGGGGGGACGCCTTCGGCGAGCTGTCACTGCTGGACGGCGAGATGCGCTCCACGGACGCGATGGCGCGCGAGGAGGCCCACCTCCTGACGCTCCAGCGAGATGACTTCCGGCGCTACCTGGAGACGCGGCCGCAGGTGAGCCTGGCGCTGCTGGCGAACATGAGCCGGCTGGTGCGGCGCACGACGCAGCTCGTGTACGACTCGGCGTTCCTGGATGCGCGCAGCCGGCTGGTGCGGGTGCTGCTGGAGCTGGCGAAGACGCAGGGAAAGCAGGCCCCCGACGGGCTGGTCATCACCCCGAAGCTCACGCAGTCGGAGCTGGCCAACCTGTGCGGCGTCACCCGCGAGAGCGTCAACAAGTGGCTGCGCTACTACGTGCGCGAGGGGATGCTCAGCTTCGAGGGCGGGCAGATCGTCCTCCTCCAGCCGGAGCGGCTGGGCCAGGACGCCGAGTAGCCGTCAGCCGCGCACGCGGAAGAGGGACAGGGGCTCGTCACGGCCCTTCACCAGCACCGGGGCCAGGGGCTCCAGCGCGAAGCCGTCCGCGTCCAGGAGCGCTCGCGTGGCGCCTGTAATCAGCACCTCGCCCGGCCGCGCGACGCCGCACACGCGGGCCGCGACGTTGGTGGCGTCTCCCACGGTGGCGTACTGGAGGTAGCGCTCCGAGCCGATGTTGCCCGCGGCCACCGGGCCGGAGTTGAGCCCGATGTGGACCTGAATCTCTGGCACGCCCTCCGCCCGCCAACGGGCGTTGAGGTCCGCCAGGGCCTGCTGCATCTCCACGGCCGCGCGCACGGCCCGGGACGCGTCGTCCGGCCGGGCGAAGGGGGCGCCCCACACGGCCATCAGCGCGTCGCCGATGTACTTCTCCAGCGTGCCCTCGTGGCGGAAGACGACGTCCGCCATCACCGGGAAGTACGCGTTGAGCATGTCCACCACCTGCCGGGGCTTGAGGCGTGAGGACATGGCGGTGAAGCCGGTGATGTCGGAGAAGAGGATGGTGACGTTCGCCTCTCGCACCTCCAGCGGCACGCCTCTCAGCGCCTTCAGCTGGCGCACGACGTCCGGCGGGAAGAAGCGCTGGTAGGCGTTTCTCAGCACCGCCTCCTCCTCCAGCCGCCGCGCCAGGTGCGCGTGGTCCAGCGAGATGGCGGCCTGGTTGGCGAAGGCGGTGAGGAACTCCAGGTCCTCGTCGGTGAAGAGTCCTCCCTGCGTGAGGCTGTCCAGGTACAGCACGCCCAGCACCGCGTCCCGCGTGCGCAGGGGCACGCACAGCGAGGCGCGGATGGATTGGCGGAAGACGGAGTCCGCGCCCACGAGCCGCGCGTCGTCCTGCGCGTCGGTGAAGAGGGCCGCCACGCCGCGCGAGTGCACGTAGTCCACGATGTGCTGGCTGTAGAAGTGCTCCGGCAGCGCCCCACCCCGCGCGCCACGGGACACACGCGGCTCCAGCGTCCCCGTGTCGCGGTCCACCAACAGCACCGCCGCCCGGTCCACCGCCCAGATTTGAAAGACGAGCTGGAGCACGCGCTCCAGCAGCCCGTCCACCGGGCCCGGGGACGAGAGGATCTGCCCCACCTTGAGCAGCACCTGGAGCTTGTCGCGGGTGCGGTCCGGCGAGCGCGTGTCGAGCAGCGCCTCCATGGTGGACCCGCCGGAGAAGCGCGTCTCCAACGGCTGCGTGCGCAGCGGGCCCCAGCCGTCCGGCAGCGGCGTGTCCAGGGACACCAGCCGGAAGAACACCTCGCCGCAGCGGAAGGACTGGCCGTGGCCCAGCTCCTGGCGCGACACGCGGTGTGGCCCCACGAAGCTGCCGTTCTTGCTGTCCAGGTCCACCAGCACCACGCGCCCGCCCGCGCGCTCCAGCCGAGCGTGGCGCCGCGACAGGCTGGGGTGCGGCACGCGGATGCCGTTCTCCTCGGTGCGGCCGATGGTGGTGGTGCCCTCCGGCAGCATCACCACCCGTTCATCCACCTGGCCTGGATTGAGGATGACGCGCATGGGCTCAAGACCGCGTGGAGGGGACAGGCTTCAGGTGGGCCCCTTGGCCGTGAAGGCACCGGGCCGGGGCGGGGATGCGGGCGCTTCCAGGACAGCGGGGGCCACCTGTTCGGAGGTGCGGTCCGCGGAGGACTCGGACTGGCTGCCGTGGCGGGCCACCACCTCGCGCACCGCGAGCGACGGGCCTCTGGGCCCTGGCAGGTGGCGGTCTCCGGCGAGGCGGCAGTCAAAGGCGTCCTGGAGCCGTGCGGCCAGCGTCTCGCTCACCAGCACCTGGTCGCGCGCGGCGACGGTGGCGAGCCGGGCCGCGGTGTTCACCACGTCGCCCAGCACCGTGTGGTCCAGGCGCCCGCGCCCGGCCGCGCCCACGTTGCCGGACAGCACCGGCCCGGTGTCCACGCCCATGCAGACGCCGTGGGCATACGGAGACGCGTCACCGCCGCTCCACGCCAGGCCCTGCAGCCGCTGCTTCACCGCGAGGCAGGCGTCCAGCGCGCGCGACACGTGGCCTTCGCCCTGGAAGATGGCCATCACGGCGTCGCCCAGGAACTTGTCCACCACGCCGCCGCGCGACTCCAGCTCCGGGAGGATGACCTCGAAGTTGGCGTTGAGCCGGCGCAGCGCGGACTCCGGCGGGTGCTCGCGGGTGACGGCGGTGAAGTCCGCGACGTCCAGGAAGGCCACCGTGGCGTCCACCTGCTCGCCCGCGAGCGCGCCGGGGCCACGCACCAGCGGCAGCACCCGGTCCACGATGCCGCCGTGGACGAACATGCGCAGCAGCGCGTTCTCCTCCGTGGAGCGCACCGCGCGGCGCAGCTCCGCCACGTGGCGCACCGTCTTGGCCAGCGTGGACTCCAGGTCGTCCAGGTCCACCGGCTTCACCAGGAAGTCGAACGCGCCCCGGTTCATCGCCGTGCGCAGGTTGGGCAGGTCGCCGTACGCGGAGACCATGACCACCTTCACCAGCGGATCCACCTCGCCCACGCGCGACAGGAAGGTGAGCCCGTCCATGCGCGGCATGTTCAGGTCGCACAGCACCGCGTGCGTGTCCGGGTGCTGGCGAAGGGCCTCCAGCGCCTCCTCGCCGTCGCGCGCGAAGACGAAGCGGTAGACGCCGTCGCGCACGTGCCGGCGGAAGCGCTGGCGCATGAGCAGCTCCACATCCGGCTCGTCGTCCACCACCAGCACCGTGGCGGCCTGCCCGGCGCGGCCCGCCTCCACCAGCGCGACGAAGGCCGAGGCCAGCTCGCGCGCGGAGGTGAAGCGCTGCGCGAGCGTTGGGTGCAGGGCGCGCTGGAAGAAGGCGTCACCGCCAGCGCCCAGCTCCGGCACCAGCTGCGAGACGGGCACCGCGGGAGGGTGGAAGGCGCCTCGCAGGAGCGAGCCCACGGACTCAGGCCCGTAGGGGAACTGGCCGGTAAGGGCGCGGTAGAGCACCACCGCGAGCGACCAGAGGTCCGCTCTCGCGTCCAGGTCCGGGTCGGCGCGCAGCTGCTCCGGGCTCATGTAGCGCAGCGTGCCGGTGAGGCCCTCCGCCTGCGCGGGCGTGCTGGTGGGGATGAGCGAGCGCGCGAGCCCGAAGTCGAGCACCTTCACCACCTCCTCCCCATCCACGTGGGCGAGGAAGAGGTTGGCGGGCTTCAGGTCGCGGTGGACGAGCCCCGCCGCGTGTGCCGCCGCCAGCGCCCGGGACACCGGCGTGACGAGCGCGGCCACGCGGGCCGGGGACAGGCGCCCCTGCTGGGTGAGGCGCGTCTCCAGGTCCTCGCCCTCCAGCAGCTCCATGACGATGTACGGCATGCCGCCGTCCACGCCGGAGTCGTGCACCTGCACCACGTGCGGGTGGCGCAGCCGGGCCACGGCCTGGGCTTCCTGTTCGAAGTGGCGGTGGGCCTCTGGCGTGCGTGCCACGACGTCGGAGGCGATGAGCTTGAGGGCCACGTGCCGCTGGAGTTGCAGGTCGACCGCGCGCCAGATGGCACCCATGCCACCGCCGCCAATCCTGCGCTCCAGCGCGTACCTGCCGCCCAGTGGGCGCCCGGTGTCCATCGGCCCTGTGTCTCCGTCCCGGCGGGCACGGCCTGGCGCGCGTGCCTCGCGAAGCCGGGAATGATGGCACACTTGACCCCTCCCCTGGCGTGCCCATTCGGTGCCGAGCCCGGAGCCCCGAGGCCCGGCTGCACGCCCGGTGTGGGAGGAGGAACGTCAGGTGCGGGTCAGCGCCTGGGCGAGCCTGGGCAGGACCTCCCCCGCTTTCGCCTCCACGCGCACATCCGCGAGGCCGTCGCCCCGGCTCTCCCCGATGTTGAGGATGCCAATGGGCATGTGCCGCTCCGCCGCGCGCGTGACGAAGCGGTAGCCGGAGTAGACCGTCAGCGACGAGCCCACCACCAGCAGCGCGTCCCCCTCCTCCACGAGCGCGAACGCGTCCTGCACCAGCGGCGCCGCGACGTTGTCCCCGAAGAACACCACGTCCGGCTTCAGCGTCCCGCCACAGCGCGTGCACGCGGGCACGCGGAAGCCCTCCACGGCCTCCTGCGACAGCTCCGCGTCGCCGTCCGGACGCAGCTCCACGAGGGTGTGCGCGAAGTCCGGGTTGAGGCCCAGCATCCGCGCCTGGAGCGACGCGCGAGGCTCCTGCGCGCCACACGCCAGGCAGCGCACCCGCGACAGCGCGCCGTGCAACTCCAGCACGCGCTCACTGCCCGCGGCGTGGTGCAGGCCGTCCACGTTCTGCGTGATGAGCCCGGGCACCACGTCCGCCTTCTCCAGCGCGGTGAGCGCGAAGTGCGCGTCGTTGGGCCGGGCGGTGGTGAAGCGCGG of Corallococcus exiguus contains these proteins:
- a CDS encoding penicillin acylase family protein, whose translation is MSAFTQVLRMLRMLPSAMAVATPGVGPWLARRRWTREEGTLTLPGLHGKVEVLRDTWGVPHIFASDEHDLFFAQGYVHGQDRLWQLEMGRRLVDGRLGTLLGPMGVGADKFLLTMGLRDMAEKAWAQVDPEARAILEAYSAGMNARIAAEPLPYEFTVMATAPAPWTPVDSLARGNMLALMLGGNHRIELFRARLVAAVGEEVANALLPQNAPETPLIVPKEARLPGLKNVKAMSGLDSVDDVLGDPNIVSGSNNWVVHGQRTKSGQPLLANDVHIPLSMPSTWYENGLHGGRFQHVGFSLPGVPMLIVGHNGKVAWGMSNLGPDTQDFYIEKLDDPKAPKKYLYQDVWHDLEVRREEIPVKGGAPVVLEVQSTRHGPLMNTVMAEDLKDSEPLTLRWAHRECQPLINAVLKLNLATDWESFRAAMKCWEGPGQNFVYADTAGNVGYQATGKIPIRQGHQGLIPMPGWTGESEWTGFIPFEELPASFNPPAGYAATANNKITSDDYPHLIAHNWFPGYRAKRITDLLEAGTQHTVESMRDIQAQTYSLPAETLRPYFLAAALPADDLQRQAVDALKAWDLRFEPEAVGATVFQAWYIEVLRKLLQHKLEPSLVKEYLMGQYERHGSLHMPFVIGLMSQPDSAWWDDPKTPEKETRDDILRAALGVAIAWLTKTYGPKPEAWAWGQVHQLTYAHQMLGGPAIPGPIRRVFNSRPVPARGDNYSVDGASFVWSNPFKVVHGTALRMIVDLADLSRSVSIHSPGQSEHLFHKHRDDLMELNRKVEFHPMLHTRQAVEQHREATLTLTPAVALAK
- a CDS encoding Crp/Fnr family transcriptional regulator, with translation MSYAQLLAEIPMFESLGREDLENMSSLLQPRRFARGEVIFHRGDVGTALFIIRRGQVAIRLSSSEGREITLALLDRGDAFGELSLLDGEMRSTDAMAREEAHLLTLQRDDFRRYLETRPQVSLALLANMSRLVRRTTQLVYDSAFLDARSRLVRVLLELAKTQGKQAPDGLVITPKLTQSELANLCGVTRESVNKWLRYYVREGMLSFEGGQIVLLQPERLGQDAE
- a CDS encoding adenylate/guanylate cyclase domain-containing protein encodes the protein MRVILNPGQVDERVVMLPEGTTTIGRTEENGIRVPHPSLSRRHARLERAGGRVVLVDLDSKNGSFVGPHRVSRQELGHGQSFRCGEVFFRLVSLDTPLPDGWGPLRTQPLETRFSGGSTMEALLDTRSPDRTRDKLQVLLKVGQILSSPGPVDGLLERVLQLVFQIWAVDRAAVLLVDRDTGTLEPRVSRGARGGALPEHFYSQHIVDYVHSRGVAALFTDAQDDARLVGADSVFRQSIRASLCVPLRTRDAVLGVLYLDSLTQGGLFTDEDLEFLTAFANQAAISLDHAHLARRLEEEAVLRNAYQRFFPPDVVRQLKALRGVPLEVREANVTILFSDITGFTAMSSRLKPRQVVDMLNAYFPVMADVVFRHEGTLEKYIGDALMAVWGAPFARPDDASRAVRAAVEMQQALADLNARWRAEGVPEIQVHIGLNSGPVAAGNIGSERYLQYATVGDATNVAARVCGVARPGEVLITGATRALLDADGFALEPLAPVLVKGRDEPLSLFRVRG
- a CDS encoding protein kinase domain-containing protein, translated to MDTGRPLGGRYALERRIGGGGMGAIWRAVDLQLQRHVALKLIASDVVARTPEAHRHFEQEAQAVARLRHPHVVQVHDSGVDGGMPYIVMELLEGEDLETRLTQQGRLSPARVAALVTPVSRALAAAHAAGLVHRDLKPANLFLAHVDGEEVVKVLDFGLARSLIPTSTPAQAEGLTGTLRYMSPEQLRADPDLDARADLWSLAVVLYRALTGQFPYGPESVGSLLRGAFHPPAVPVSQLVPELGAGGDAFFQRALHPTLAQRFTSARELASAFVALVEAGRAGQAATVLVVDDEPDVELLMRQRFRRHVRDGVYRFVFARDGEEALEALRQHPDTHAVLCDLNMPRMDGLTFLSRVGEVDPLVKVVMVSAYGDLPNLRTAMNRGAFDFLVKPVDLDDLESTLAKTVRHVAELRRAVRSTEENALLRMFVHGGIVDRVLPLVRGPGALAGEQVDATVAFLDVADFTAVTREHPPESALRRLNANFEVILPELESRGGVVDKFLGDAVMAIFQGEGHVSRALDACLAVKQRLQGLAWSGGDASPYAHGVCMGVDTGPVLSGNVGAAGRGRLDHTVLGDVVNTAARLATVAARDQVLVSETLAARLQDAFDCRLAGDRHLPGPRGPSLAVREVVARHGSQSESSADRTSEQVAPAVLEAPASPPRPGAFTAKGPT
- a CDS encoding NAD-dependent protein deacetylase; amino-acid sequence: MTLLTDSPVAALPPEAGVDALAKLLRGRRVVVLTGAGISTESGIPDYRGPETRHKVRNPIQHREFLHQPEVRQRYWARSLLGWPRFTTARPNDAHFALTALEKADVVPGLITQNVDGLHHAAGSERVLELHGALSRVRCLACGAQEPRASLQARMLGLNPDFAHTLVELRPDGDAELSQEAVEGFRVPACTRCGGTLKPDVVFFGDNVAAPLVQDAFALVEEGDALLVVGSSLTVYSGYRFVTRAAERHMPIGILNIGESRGDGLADVRVEAKAGEVLPRLAQALTRT